From the Geoalkalibacter sp. genome, the window CCCTTGGCCCCGAAGCGCTCCCGCAGTTGATCCACGGCCTGATCCAGGCGGCTTAGCCGCTGCCGTCGCGCCTCTCCGAAGAGCTCGGTCTGTCCGGTTCCCAAGGGCTCCAGGGTGCTCAGGCTGACGCCGAGCAACCGCAAGGGACGCCGTCCCGCCTCGGTCTGGGCGAGCAGTTCATCGGCCAGAAGAAAAATCTCCCCGCCGTTGCTCAGGCCCTGGGTCAGGGTGCGACTGCGCGTGATTTGCTGGAAATCGGCGTATTTTGCCTTGAGGGTCAGGCAGCGGCCCTGCACGCCGGAGCGTCTCAGGCGCGCCGCGACTCGCTCGCTCAGCTCGAGAAGTCGGCGGCGGATCTCTTCGATCACCAGCAGATCTTCCTCGTAGGTCTCCTCGTGGCCCACGGATTTTAAATCGTTGTGCGCGCTGACCGGGCGCGGATCGAGGCCGCGCGCGAGATCGTAGAGCTGGACGCCGCTTGCGCCGAAATGGGCTTGCAGAAACGCGCGGCTCAAGCGGCGCAGATCGGCGATGCGGGTCACGCCGCAGCGCGCGAGCTTGTCGGCGGTCACGGCGCCGATGCCCCAGAGTGCCGTCACCGGCAGCGGCAGCAGAAAGGCATCGACCTGCTCGGCCCTTACCTCGCGCAGGCCGTCGGGCTTGGCGGCTTCCGTGGCGAGCTTGGCCAGCAGTTTGTTGGGCGCGACGCCGGCGCTCACGCTCAATCCCGTTTCTTGGCGCACCGCCGCGCGGATCTGCTCGGCGATGGCGCGACCGGTTCCGAAGAGGCGGCGGCTGGCGCCGACATCGAGGAACGCCTCGTCGATGGACAGCGCCTCGATGACATCGGTAAAACGCGCGTAGATGGCGAACACCTTGCGCGACACCTCCTGATAGAGCGCCATGCGCACCGGGCGAACCACCGCCTCGGGGCACAGTTGCAGGGCGCGGGCCATGGGCATGGCCGAGCGCACCCCGAAGCGGCGCGCTTCGTAGG encodes:
- the dinB gene encoding DNA polymerase IV — protein: MKAREPAILHLDLDAFYASVEQREAPELRGRAVIVGGSARRGVVCAASYEARRFGVRSAMPMARALQLCPEAVVRPVRMALYQEVSRKVFAIYARFTDVIEALSIDEAFLDVGASRRLFGTGRAIAEQIRAAVRQETGLSVSAGVAPNKLLAKLATEAAKPDGLREVRAEQVDAFLLPLPVTALWGIGAVTADKLARCGVTRIADLRRLSRAFLQAHFGASGVQLYDLARGLDPRPVSAHNDLKSVGHEETYEEDLLVIEEIRRRLLELSERVAARLRRSGVQGRCLTLKAKYADFQQITRSRTLTQGLSNGGEIFLLADELLAQTEAGRRPLRLLGVSLSTLEPLGTGQTELFGEARRQRLSRLDQAVDQLRERFGAKGVCKAQLLESRDPSAAGEIGTHGEEGT